A part of Cannabis sativa cultivar Pink pepper isolate KNU-18-1 chromosome 6, ASM2916894v1, whole genome shotgun sequence genomic DNA contains:
- the LOC115695708 gene encoding uncharacterized protein LOC115695708, whose translation MILMEENIIFKFKNINLDDHRLQPQNLHEDESEPEEPDDEALSLSELPLTNNSNQESSFKTLTRRSSSEPPEFFEFFSDVNSGENMSSAEDIIFCGRLIPFKEQCSESHNNDNMMSLKNGINFPEDFLKKQTGFRRRSESLSDLQSSSVSRSNSTKAMAMRNSRSLDYQKLRRSPNYSMVSPAPIDIDRNSSVKSSGKSESPPKKPFRPRWSSFLMFGMARFPAEMELSDIKSRQIRRNPSTLFPTIDSVSGNLPVSRNSGSGKTSWKLLKALSCKDHASVAVTTSLCVSHV comes from the coding sequence atgatattaatggaagaaaatattatttttaagtttaaaaatattaatcttGATGATCATCGTCTTCAACCTCAAAATCTCCATGAAGATGAAAGTGAACCAGAGGAACCAGATGATGAAGCCCTTTCTCTTTCTGAACTTCCTCTAACTAATAATTCCAATCAAGAGTCATCCTTCAAAACTCTCACTCGTCGATCTTCTTCAGAGCCACCGGAATTCTTTGAGTTTTTCAGTGATGTAAATTCCGGCGAAAACATGTCTTCGGCTGAAGACATTATCTTTTGTGGAAGATTAATACCCTTTAAAGAGCAGTGTTCGGAAAGtcataataatgataatatgaTGTCTTTAAAGAATGGTATTAATTTTCCCGAAGATTTTCTCAAGAAACAAACAGGTTTCCGGCGACGATCGGAATCTTTATCTGATTTACAGAGCAGCTCTGTTTCTCGATCGAATAGTACTAAAGCTATGGCGATGAGGAACAGTCGTTCTTTGGATTATCAGAAGCTTCGGAGATCTCCAAATTACTCGATGGTTTCTCCTGCCCCGATTGATATCGATCGAAATTCGTCGGTAAAGAGTTCAGGGAAATCGGAATCGCCGCCGAAGAAACCGTTCCGACCACGGTGGTCGTCGTTTCTTATGTTTGGGATGGCAAGATTTCCGGCGGAAATGGAACTCAGCGATATAAAAAGCCGGCAAATTCGACGGAATCCTTCAACGCTTTTTCCGACCATCGATTCCGTCAGTGGGAATTTACCGGTTAGCCGGAACTCCGGTTCCGGCAAGACCTCATGGAAGCTACTCAAGGCGTTAAGCTGTAAAGACCATGCGAGTGTTGCTGTAACGACGTCGCTTTGTGTTTCGCACGTGTGA
- the LOC115694839 gene encoding (DL)-glycerol-3-phosphatase 2 isoform X1 → MAVTRFFWQPVALASPISNHLKSFCFSLPKTLETPRTKIHFKMANSAGPVSARGLITHVIFDMDGLLLDTEKFYTEVQEIILARFNKTFDWSLKAKMMGKKSTESAKIFVEETGISDSLTPEDFLIERESMLQKMFPTSELMPGASRLIRHLHAKGIPICVATGSHKRHFALKTQQHGELFSLMHHVVLGDDPEVKKGKPSPDVFLAAANRFEGGPINPDKIIVFEDAPAGVQGAKNAGMFAVMVPDARLDSSLYGPADQILNSLLDFNPSEWGLPPFEDEAS, encoded by the exons ATGGCTGTGACT AGGTTCTTCTGGCAACCCGTAGCTTTGGCATCACCGATTTCCAATCATTTAAAATCATTCTGTTTCTCTCTACCGAAAACCCTAGAAACTCCAAGAACTAAGATTCATTTCAAAATGGCGAATTCAGCTGGACCCGTTTCTGCTAGAGGACTCATCACTCATGTAATCTTTGATATGGATGGTCTTTTACTCG ACACAGAGAAGTTCTATACTGAAGTCCAAGAAATTATACTGGCTAGATTTAATAAGACTTTTGATTGGTCTTTGAAGGCCAAAATGATGGGAAAGAAATCAACCGAATCGGCTAAGATCTTTGTTGAAGAGACGGGAATTAGCGATTCTCTTACACCCGAAGATTTTCTTATAGAAAGAGAGTCGATGTTGCAGAAAATGTTCCCAACAAGCGAGCTCATGCCAG GGGCCAGCCGCTTGATCAGACATCTTCATGCAAAAGGAATACCGATTTGTGTGGCTACAGG TTCACACAAGCGGCATTTTGCACTGAAAACACAACAACATGGTGAACTTTTCTCGTTGATGCATCATGTTGTTCTTGGTGATGATCCAGAAGTCAAAAAAGGCAAACCGTCACCAGATGTATTTCTTGCTGCAGCTAATAGATTCGAG GGAGGCCCAATAAATCCAGATAAGATTATCGTGTTTGAAGATGCTCCAGCGGGAGTTCAAGGAGCAAAGAATGCTGGGAT GTTCGCGGTCATGGTTCCTGATGCAAGGCTTGATAGCTCACTCTATGGACCTGCAGATCAAATTCTAAACTCATTGCTGGATTTCAATCCAAGTGAGTGGGGTTTACCACCATTTGAAGATGAGGCAAGCTGA
- the LOC115725103 gene encoding uncharacterized protein LOC115725103 — MSCLALSLQPANGSDILLQTREWFPPARALVALSAFRQTRLAFGSSKNNSSNNQSQFTDSDPSVDSIGDDPLAASSGQLIVGVESRYRVVYRLVNSIYVLGITTADHDNAINVFECIHVVNQAVSVIVTACRGVDVTPEKLGRKYAEIYMALDIVLRGVSNIRLAAMLASLHGDSIAKMVHSALDSENKIRGADNWTSVEVNSVKHSANIEVFSHASFEMPPETIAAGDEIAATIAPALPTEQLQDQKEEIEEIEAEKDPFAASDKINEPAELVGGFKKNRDPSATDLTKALAGLEVTTLPPAEATQSTHIAVEGFEGEYGGIEFGNEQASLGETFEGFSDAWGGGLDPSEFVGPTKGPKTQGLGGLELLQTGPDNAPKVDNAAATGGTGTPLDELVKSTEMKGPEMYISEQINVEFRESLLARVGLMGTVYLKTLPTKTSGDKETEFSFRVEGTTAVKRFVIQSSRVSSLGNGMFHVRTAASDEPLPVLKYSLVPRLTPLPLRIRLIKRFTGTLLSLMIQYVSNPELPVPLNDVTFVLKLPVDPSLLQVSPKAMLNRSEKELKWHIAEIPQKGSPGRLRARMPVDLNDGDEEMDIVVYVKFSIQGKQSLSGVCLRPATEGKTDFYEGNHRFENGVYMCN; from the coding sequence ATGTCGTGCTTAGCCCTCTCTCTTCAACCCGCCAATGGCTCCGACATCCTTCTCCAGACCCGAGAGTGGTTCCCTCCGGCACGAGCCCTTGTCGCACTCTCCGCCTTTCGCCAGACTCGTCTCGCTTTCGGCTccagcaagaacaacagcagcaacaaccagTCTCAGTTCACCGATTCCGATCCCTCCGTTGATTCCATAGGCGATGATCCACTCGCAGCTTCCAGTGGCCAGCTCATCGTCGGAGTCGAGAGTCGGTATCGAGTCGTGTACAGACTCGTCAACAGCATCTATGTTCTCGGAATAACTACGGCCGATCACGACAACGCAATCAACGTCTTCGAATGCATCCACGTGGTGAACCAAGCCGTGAGCGTGATTGTCACCGCCTGCCGCGGCGTCGACGTAACGCCTGAGAAGCTAGGAAGAAAGTACGCCGAGATCTACATGGCGTTGGACATTGTTCTCAGGGGAGTTAGCAATATCCGACTCGCGGCCATGCTCGCTTCGTTGCACGGCGATAGCATTGCGAAGATGGTACATTCGGCGCTCGATTCTGAGAACAAGATCCGCGGTGCTGATAATTGGACCAGTGTGGAGGTGAATTCCGTTAAACACTCGGCGAACATTGAGGTATTTTCCCACGCTTCGTTTGAAATGCCGCCGGAGACTATTGCTGCCGGAGACGAGATCGCTGCTACTATCGCTCCGGCGTTACCGACTGAGCAGTTGCAAGATCAGAAGGAGGAGATAGAGGAGATTGAAGCTGAAAAGGATCCTTTTGCTGCTAGTGATAAGATTAACGAACCGGCGGAGCTTGTTGGGGGTTTCAAGAAGAACAGAGACCCTTCTGCTACTGATTTGACTAAAGCTTTAGCTGGGCTTGAGGTAACTACGTTGCCTCCTGCGGAGGCAACACAATCGACTCATATTGCTGTTGAAGGGTTTGAAGGTGAGTATGGTGGAATTGAGTTTGGGAATGAACAAGCTTCTCTTGGTGAAACTTTTGAAGGGTTTAGTGATGCTTGGGGTGGAGGATTGGATCCATCGGAATTTGTTGGACCAACTAAAGGTCCTAAGACACAAGGTCTTGGAGGACTCGAATTGCTTCAGACTGGTCCTGATAATGCTCCTAAAGTGGATAATGCTGCAGCCACCGGGGGTACAGGTACGCCTCTTGATGAACTTGTTAAGTCTACTGAAATGAAAGGACCAGAGATGTATATATCTGAACAGATTAATGTTGAGTTTAGAGAATCATTACTTGCTAGAGTAGGATTAATGGGTACTGTCTATTTGAAAACTTTGCCTACTAAAACATCTGGTGATAAAGAAACTGAATTTTCATTCCGAGTTGAGGGCACAACGGCTGTTAAGAGATTTGTTATTCAGAGTTCTCGTgttagtagtttaggcaatggAATGTTCCATGTTAGGACTGCCGCTTCGGATGAACCTTTGCCGGTTTTGAAGTATAGTTTGGTTCCTAGATTAACACCATTGCCTCTGAGGATTCGTCTTATAAAACGTTTTACTGGAACCTTGCTATCTCTGATGATTCAGTATGTATCGAACCCTGAGTTGCCGGTGCCATTGAATGATGTCACATTTGTTTTGAAACTACCGGTAGACCCTTCATTGTTGCAAGTTTCGCCTAAAGCAATGCTTAATAGGTCTGAGAAAGAATTGAAATGGCATATTGCTGAGATTCCACAAAAGGGATCTCCTGGTAGGTTGAGAGCAAGGATGCCTGTGGATTTAAATGATGGTGACGAAGAGATGGATATCGTTGTTTATGTGAAATTCTCTATACAAGGAAAGCAATCGCTTTCCGGGGTTTGTCTACGGCCTGCCACTGAGGGGAAGACTGACTTCTATGAGGGTAATCACAGGTTTGAAAATGGAGTATATATGTGCAATTGA
- the LOC115694839 gene encoding (DL)-glycerol-3-phosphatase 2 isoform X2, protein MANSAGPVSARGLITHVIFDMDGLLLDTEKFYTEVQEIILARFNKTFDWSLKAKMMGKKSTESAKIFVEETGISDSLTPEDFLIERESMLQKMFPTSELMPGASRLIRHLHAKGIPICVATGSHKRHFALKTQQHGELFSLMHHVVLGDDPEVKKGKPSPDVFLAAANRFEGGPINPDKIIVFEDAPAGVQGAKNAGMFAVMVPDARLDSSLYGPADQILNSLLDFNPSEWGLPPFEDEAS, encoded by the exons ATGGCGAATTCAGCTGGACCCGTTTCTGCTAGAGGACTCATCACTCATGTAATCTTTGATATGGATGGTCTTTTACTCG ACACAGAGAAGTTCTATACTGAAGTCCAAGAAATTATACTGGCTAGATTTAATAAGACTTTTGATTGGTCTTTGAAGGCCAAAATGATGGGAAAGAAATCAACCGAATCGGCTAAGATCTTTGTTGAAGAGACGGGAATTAGCGATTCTCTTACACCCGAAGATTTTCTTATAGAAAGAGAGTCGATGTTGCAGAAAATGTTCCCAACAAGCGAGCTCATGCCAG GGGCCAGCCGCTTGATCAGACATCTTCATGCAAAAGGAATACCGATTTGTGTGGCTACAGG TTCACACAAGCGGCATTTTGCACTGAAAACACAACAACATGGTGAACTTTTCTCGTTGATGCATCATGTTGTTCTTGGTGATGATCCAGAAGTCAAAAAAGGCAAACCGTCACCAGATGTATTTCTTGCTGCAGCTAATAGATTCGAG GGAGGCCCAATAAATCCAGATAAGATTATCGTGTTTGAAGATGCTCCAGCGGGAGTTCAAGGAGCAAAGAATGCTGGGAT GTTCGCGGTCATGGTTCCTGATGCAAGGCTTGATAGCTCACTCTATGGACCTGCAGATCAAATTCTAAACTCATTGCTGGATTTCAATCCAAGTGAGTGGGGTTTACCACCATTTGAAGATGAGGCAAGCTGA